In the Lentimicrobiaceae bacterium genome, CGAAGGGTGTTTTTTTTGTCCCTTTCACAAAACCATAAAAAAAACGTTTGCCTTTCATAAGGCAAACGTCTTCTTTTGTAAAAAATGTTTTATAATATCGTGTTCCACCCGAATGTATCGGGTTCATCTCCCGATTGAATGGCTTGTAGTTTCTTGAACAACTGGGTGGAAACAGGTCCTGCCTTTCCATCTTTACAGTACAAATATTCGGCGCCGGTATCGCGATCAACAATTTTTTTGATGGGTGAAATAACTGCAGCAGTACCGCATGCACCAACTTCCTCAAAATCCGACAGTTCTTCTACAGGTACCGGACGACGCTCTACTTTCAACCCAAAGCTTTCGGCAAGAACCATCAGGCTTTTATTGGTAATAGAGGGTAAAATAGAATCGGAGAGCGGAGTAACATAGGTTTTGTTTTTAATGCCGAAAAAATTGGCAGGACCGCACTCGTCAATATATATTTTTTCCTTTGCATCAAGATAAAGTACTGCCGAAAAGCCTTCATTATGTGCACGTTCGCCAGAGGCAAGGCTGGCAGCATAATTACCGCCTACTTTGTAATGTCCGGTACCCAGGGGGGCTGCCCTGTCGGCATCGCGGGCTATCTGAATGTTTACCGGGCTGAATCCTTCCTTAAAATAAGGCCCCACTGGCCCTACAAAAATTAAAAACATGTATTCGTCAGCTGGTTTTACACCAACACAGGCACCACTACCAAACAATAAAGGTCTGATATAAAGCGAGGCACCTGTTCCATAAGGTGGAATATACGTTTCATTAAGTTTTACTACAGTAAGTACAGCTTCTTTAAACAAGTCTCCGGGTACCACTGCCATCATCACTCCTTTTGCAGAGCTTTCCATACGTTTTGCATTTTCTTCGAGACGGAAAATCCTAACTTTACCATCTTTACCCCTAAAGGCTTTCATCCCTTCAAAAGCTTCCTGACCATAGTGTAACCCGGAGGCTGCCATATGTATATTAATGTATTCCGACGATGAAATTTCCAATCTGCCCCATTTCCCGTTACGGTAGTAGCAACGTACATTGTAATCGGTTTTAAAATAAGCAAAGGGCAACTTACTCCATTCTATATTATTATGTTCCATGATAAATTAAATAAAATTTGTAACTATATTACTGCTTGCGAAATTAGAAATAAAATTTGATTTTATCGTAATGCAAAAAAAATATTTTTATTCCCCTCTGAATGTATATTATTGTTTTTACGCAAATTATATTTATTCATTTTCCTATTTTCAACCGCTCTCCGGTAATAAAAAACTGGCAGACGCTCTGCAAATACCAAAAGATAGAAAAACTCTTAAAAAATTCTGATTAAAGGTTTTTTTTACGCCGAAAAATCCGAAATAAATAGTCGTATATTTGCTGTATTGTATAGGTAATGAATTATCAGATACTGTAATTTGTACGAATATGGAATTATACAAAAAAATAAAACACTATTTTCTTATTGAGTATGCGTCTCACTCCATTGAAATACAAAAACGCATAAAATTACTTATTTACTTTAACTTTATCGGGCTGCTTGTTTTATTTTTTCTATTATTAATTCGTTTATTTGGAGATAATAACATTTTTTTATTAACTGGAGATATTTTACTTTTTGTTGTAATCATTTCCTCTCTATATTTTATCAAAAAAAAGAAATTATATTATGCAACTACAGTAATAAGCATTTTACCTATTGCCATTCTTTTTTATTATGTTTTTGAAAGCCTTGCCTATAAATATACTATTCCTGTCGAAAGTATTTTCTCCTCATTAGCCCTTTTGGCATTAGGATTTTTATTTCTTTCTTTGTTTGCATTACGAAATTTACAATTGGTTATCTATACTGCGGTTTCTTTTGTTGTAATAAGTATCCATTATTATTTTAGTGTTCAATCATCTAATAGTAATTTTTTCAATACTGAAAACATAACTTATTATTTGATTTCTTTACTAGCATTAGCCGTTAGTTATATCCTTTCATATCTTATTATCAAATTGTTTAGGGAAATGGTGAATATAATAAAAAATTCGCTTCGTTTTAGCGAACAAAATTATTTTTCGCTGTTTACCAACATGATAGATGGTTTCTGTTATTTAAAAATCGAATCGGATAAAGACAACAAACCAACCGATGCGCTGTTTTTGGAAATAAACAACGCCTTTTCTACTCTTACCGGTCTTTCAAGAGAAAATATTTTAGGAAAACGTATCACTGACATTCCAATTTTTGCAAATTTTAATTTTGAGAAAATTTTAAAAATTATTCAAAATGTAACTTCACAAAATGAAGACTGGAGGAAAGAAAATTACGTTCCTGAATTGGATAACTGGTTCGATATATATATCTATAGTCCTCATCAACAATATTTTGTCATTATAATCCGAGATATTAACCAACGTAAACAAACCGAATATTTACTGCAACGCAGAGATAAAATCATGCAAAGCCTGGGAGTGATTGCAGGTCATCTTTTATCATCTTCCGATTTACATTTTGCTATCAATCACATTATCAAAAAAATAGGTGAAGCAACGCAGGTAAGCAGAACCTATATTTTTCAAAATCATTACGATGAAAATACTCGTCTGCTGACAAGTCAGAAATACGAATGGGTTGCCGAAGGCATTGAGCCACAGCTACAGAACTCAACTTTGCAAAATTTTTCCTATGAAGTGTTTGGTAAACATCTTTTCAAAACTCTGCTCAACAATCAGGTCTTTTCTGGATCGGTTGCCCAGATGCCTTCACCGGAAAAAGAAGTACTCATTGCGCAAAATATCCTCTCTATTGTAATTGTTCCAATTTACGTTGAAAATGCCTGGTGGGGATTCATGGGTTTCGATGATTGCCTCAAGGAAAGAGAATGGACATCGGCTGAAATAGACGCATTATTATTGGTTTCCAGCGCTATAGGAAGTTTGATCGAACGTAGAAAAATTGAAACCCAATTGCAACTGGCCAAAGAAAGAGCCGAAGAAAGCGACAAACTGAAAACGGCATTTTTAGCCAACCTTTCCCACGAAATCCGAACCCCAATGAACGCAATAATCGGGTTCTCCAATATGCTTATTGATGATTCTCTGAAAACAGACGACCGGCAGGAATACATTGCATTGATCAAATCAAGCGGAGCGAATCTGATGAACCTGATAAATGACATCATTGATATTGCAAAAATTGAATCCGGACAGTTGGTATTGGAAAACGTTACTTTTTCGTTGATTGAAGTTTTAAACGAAGTGTTGGTAAACTGCAACCGTGAAAAAATTGAAAAAAGAAAAAAATTACTCGAAATATCGCTTGTATTACCCGAAACAGAAATTCTCAGCCTGCATACCGATCCTGTCAGGCTAAAACAGGTGTATTCCAACCTGCTTAGCAATGCCCTGAAGTTCACTGAAACTGGGGGTATACGATTTGGTTATACAATTGAAAATAATGGAATTAAATTTTTTGTCAGTGATACGGGAATTGGCATTCCCAAGGAAAAAATTTCTCTGATTTTCGACAGGTTCAGCCAGGTAGATAGCTCTTATACAAGAGAGTATGGTGGAACTGGGCTTGGGCTTACCATCAGCCGTAAGTTAGTGGAAATGATGGAAGGCACAATTTCTGTCGAGTCTGAAGTTGGAGTCGGTTCAACCTTTTATTTTACACTCCCTCTGGATAAAGCTACACTGGCTAATGCAAAGGGCGATGGAATGAAATTACAATGGGCAAATAAAATTGTACTGATTGCCGAAGATGTAGATTCTAATTATTTGTTTTTAAACAAAGTATTGAAAAAAATGGGAATAAAAACCCTGTGGGCAAAAAATGGAAAAGAAGCCGTGGAAATTTTCACCGACAATCGTGATGTTGGGTCTATTGATCTGGTATTAATGGATATACAAATGCCAATTATGAATGGCTACGAAGCCACTCGTGCTATTAAAGCCATTAATCCTTCTATTCCTGTGATTGCCCAAACGGCATTTGCGCTTGAAAACGATAAAGAAAAAACCCTAGCTGCCGGATGCAATGATTACATTTCTAAACCCATTAAAAATGAAGAATTGATGGAAATTCTGCACAAATATTTAGATAAATAGTACTCTATGGCTTTTCCGGATTTGATTAACAGCATGGGAGTTTTTCTCATTTTACTTGCCTATTTCTTGCTCACTTTTAAATGGATACCATCAGGCTCTGCAATTTATTTGCTGATGAATCTTATCGGTTCTGCCTTGGCTTGCTA is a window encoding:
- a CDS encoding branched-chain amino acid aminotransferase, whose product is MEHNNIEWSKLPFAYFKTDYNVRCYYRNGKWGRLEISSSEYINIHMAASGLHYGQEAFEGMKAFRGKDGKVRIFRLEENAKRMESSAKGVMMAVVPGDLFKEAVLTVVKLNETYIPPYGTGASLYIRPLLFGSGACVGVKPADEYMFLIFVGPVGPYFKEGFSPVNIQIARDADRAAPLGTGHYKVGGNYAASLASGERAHNEGFSAVLYLDAKEKIYIDECGPANFFGIKNKTYVTPLSDSILPSITNKSLMVLAESFGLKVERRPVPVEELSDFEEVGACGTAAVISPIKKIVDRDTGAEYLYCKDGKAGPVSTQLFKKLQAIQSGDEPDTFGWNTIL
- a CDS encoding ATP-binding protein, whose amino-acid sequence is MELYKKIKHYFLIEYASHSIEIQKRIKLLIYFNFIGLLVLFFLLLIRLFGDNNIFLLTGDILLFVVIISSLYFIKKKKLYYATTVISILPIAILFYYVFESLAYKYTIPVESIFSSLALLALGFLFLSLFALRNLQLVIYTAVSFVVISIHYYFSVQSSNSNFFNTENITYYLISLLALAVSYILSYLIIKLFREMVNIIKNSLRFSEQNYFSLFTNMIDGFCYLKIESDKDNKPTDALFLEINNAFSTLTGLSRENILGKRITDIPIFANFNFEKILKIIQNVTSQNEDWRKENYVPELDNWFDIYIYSPHQQYFVIIIRDINQRKQTEYLLQRRDKIMQSLGVIAGHLLSSSDLHFAINHIIKKIGEATQVSRTYIFQNHYDENTRLLTSQKYEWVAEGIEPQLQNSTLQNFSYEVFGKHLFKTLLNNQVFSGSVAQMPSPEKEVLIAQNILSIVIVPIYVENAWWGFMGFDDCLKEREWTSAEIDALLLVSSAIGSLIERRKIETQLQLAKERAEESDKLKTAFLANLSHEIRTPMNAIIGFSNMLIDDSLKTDDRQEYIALIKSSGANLMNLINDIIDIAKIESGQLVLENVTFSLIEVLNEVLVNCNREKIEKRKKLLEISLVLPETEILSLHTDPVRLKQVYSNLLSNALKFTETGGIRFGYTIENNGIKFFVSDTGIGIPKEKISLIFDRFSQVDSSYTREYGGTGLGLTISRKLVEMMEGTISVESEVGVGSTFYFTLPLDKATLANAKGDGMKLQWANKIVLIAEDVDSNYLFLNKVLKKMGIKTLWAKNGKEAVEIFTDNRDVGSIDLVLMDIQMPIMNGYEATRAIKAINPSIPVIAQTAFALENDKEKTLAAGCNDYISKPIKNEELMEILHKYLDK